In Debaryomyces hansenii CBS767 chromosome B complete sequence, one genomic interval encodes:
- a CDS encoding DEHA2B08074p (weakly similar to uniprot|Q06688 Saccharomyces cerevisiae YLR412W Hypothetical ORF): MVARGFKSGENKSVTGDLTCQLDRGQMERLKLKLSKYESIMAESTLFKETIKILQYRSITHIRCLALGSPSDSNAALYQLAFLTQVCRDFDVNPSNVSLYDPVFNELDNQFLTNVTNFKISEKDTFVGLKTLYFLPHASLELTEQVLNDSKPSFLLANDIISHTDRLTKKKIHDTYRTISLLIKVLENTKIAPKESDDFISVTSKKKKNRNKKPVFKEPEIEYDYANCYFKTAELARIENVQGVWGSSFSDIAFHHIIRNTTFAKNQE; encoded by the coding sequence ATGGTAGCTAGAGGATTTAAACTGGGCGAAAACAAGTCTGTGACTGGAGATCTAACTTGCCAGTTAGATAGGGGCCAGATGGAACgattaaaattgaaactttCCAAATATGAGAGTATTATGGCAGAGTCAACCCTCTTCAAAGAAACGATCAAGATACTACAATACCGCTCCATTACACACATACGATGTTTAGCATTAGGTTCTCCGTCTGACAGTAATGCTGCATTATACCAATTGGCATTTTTGACTCAGGTATGCCGAGATTTTGATGTCAATCCGTCAAATGTTTCGTTATACGACCCAGTTTTCAATGAACTTGACAACCAATTTCTAACGAATGTAACgaattttaaaatatcaGAGAAGGATACGTTTGTTGGCCTAAAAACGTTATATTTCCTTCCTCATGCATCTTTGGAACTCACAGAGCAAGTGCTTAACGACTCCAAGCcatcatttttattggCTAACGATATAATATCACACACTGACAGATTaacaaaaaagaagataCACGATACATATAGAAcgatttcattattaataaaggTGCTtgaaaataccaaaattgCACCAAAAGAGAGTGATGATTTCATATCCGTTACgctgaagaaaaagaaaaacaGAAATAAGAAGCCGGTTTTTAAAGAAcctgaaattgaatacgACTATGCTAACTGTTATTTCAAAACTGCCGAACTTGCAAGGATAGAAAATGTCCAAGGCGTCTGGGGTAGTTCGTTTTCAGATATTGCATTCCACCATATAATACGGAATACTACATTCGCAaaaaatcaagaataa
- a CDS encoding DEHA2B08118p (similar to uniprot|Q06685 Saccharomyces cerevisiae YLR410W VIP1) produces the protein MSDKDHSLPIPVPGNEENGNNKSTFSQSVFRKMSQPMSPLSLSGPANQASTQSAIASIAPMLEGFAPKTSAEESKDGVSSKLTTSPHGSDSLSTDNLNANDTAKSKRNSRAGSTSSGSALDPGMSKLNKTTSNSSSASRMSISIHKEPEGPKLPKIGKIGVCAMDSKVMSKPCRRILNRLIENGEFETIIFGDKVILDEAIENWPTCDFLISFFSSGFPLEKAIAYANYRKPYILNDLILQKTLWDRRLVLNILNHANVSTPERLEISRDGGPHIDDSLMNKLKEIGLSDEQLKNLTDQKEPEWEMIDDDTLQVEDKIMKKPFVEKPVDGEDHNVYIYYPKSTGGGGRRLFRKIGNKSSEFDPELSTPRTEGSYIYEKFMDTDNFEDVKAYTVGPKFCHAETRKSPVVDGIVRRNTHGKEIRFVTELTERETIMAKNVSSIFQQTICGFDLLRVNGESYVIDVNGFSFVKDNNEYYDSCASILRGLFIEAKKSRDLLKTKIPRSSKLLHKSQFEEKEQKWVFKGMVSVIRHADRTPKQKFKYSFRSPLFISLLKGHLEEVIIRDVPDLQVVLETVKIAEEKKLEDLKKLKQLRGALEKKMDFPGTKIQLKPSLNSENPETVEKVQLILKWGGEPTHSAQFQANDVGEQLRQNIKLLNRDALKDVKVFTSSERRVIASAHLSTLALLGLDKEHEELPDDFLIIRKDLLDDSNAAKDLMDKVKKKLKPLIRQGAEAPPQFTWPPKMPQPFVVIKRVCQLMNYHQQIMDYNFEKHNVDEFQKNWCCGEDPVLFKERWDKLFQEFTTVEKTHPSKISELYDTMKYDALHNRQFLQNIFSFDPNDEELLARLNKVCGDTINSSGLVSEYPINILAMNNFKIPNDNQTTSNSNNTSGPNSSSNSSSNLANITTSTTPASAGSLGWVLKGATSTVDDSSSNNESNTNKKQDTHDNLFDRPTFTRLRELYRLSKVLFDFICPQEYGIKDEEKLDIGLLTSLPLAKQILSDIQGMRDNDAAAVVNYFTKESHIYTLLNVIYGSQIPMKIARNALPELDYMSQIVFELYEADDSNDPSGKKHSIRLSLSPGCHTQDPLDVQLDNDHYIGCIPRIGLTRHLDMDLVTQRLKSRFSRVSLPKKFTPVNISSPLATGL, from the coding sequence ATGTCCGATAAAGATCATTCGTTACCTATTCCAGTACCTGGAAATGAAGAGAATGGAAACAATAAGTCAACTTTTTCTCAATCAGTGTTTCGTAAAATGAGTCAACCTATGTCtccattatcattatcaggCCCAGCTAACCAGGCGTCCACACAACTGGCGATAGCCTCTATAGCGCCAATGTTGGAAGGGTTTGCGCCCAAAACTAGTGCCGAGGAATCTAAGGATGGTGTTTCTTCGAAATTGACCACTTCGCCTCATGGATCGGATAGTTTGTCAACAGATAATTTGAATGCGAACGATACGGCTAAGTCGAAAAGGAATTCAAGGGCAGGTTCTACTTCTTCTGGAAGTGCATTGGATCCAGGGATGAgtaaattgaataaaactACGTCGAATTCGTCTTCTGCTTCAAGGATGTCTATATCTATTCACAAGGAACCAGAAGGGCCTAAATTGCCTAAGATAGGTAAGATTGGTGTATGCGCTATGGATTCTAAAGTCATGTCTAAACCATGTCGTCGTATCTTGAACAGGTTAATTGAAAACGGAGAGTTTGAAACCATTATTTTTGGGGATAAGGTAATTCTTGATGAAGCCATTGAAAATTGGCCAACGTGTGATTTTTTGATTAGTTTTTTTTCATCTGGATTCCCTTTAGAAAAGGCTATTGCTTATGCTAATTACCGTAAGCCATATatattgaatgatttaattttgcaaaaaaCACTTTGGGATAGAAGATTAgtcttaaatattttgaatcatgCTAATGTCTCAACGCCAGAAAGATTGGAAATTAGTCGTGACGGTGGTCCCCACATTGATGACTCGTtgatgaataaattaaaagaaattggcTTGTCAGATGAACAGTTGAAGAACCTAACTGACCAAAAGGAACCTGAATGGGAAATGATCGATGACGATACTTTGCAGGTCGAAGAtaagataatgaagaagcCATTTGTAGAAAAGCCGGTAGATGGTGAAGATCATAACGTGTATATTTACTATCCTAAATCTACAGGTGGTGGTGGTCGACGTTTGTTTAGAAAGATTGGTAACAAATCTTCCGAATTTGATCCTGAGTTATCAACACCTAGAACTGAAGGATCATACATCTATGAAAAGTTTATGGATACAGATAACTTTGAGGATGTGAAAGCCTATACTGTGGGACCTAAATTTTGCCATGCAGAGACTCGTAAATCGCCAGTGGTTGATGGTATTGTTAGACGTAATACCCACGGAAAGGAAATTAGGTTTGTAACTGAATTGACCGAAAGGGAAACAATTATGGCTAAAAATGTGAGCTCTATATTTCAACAGACTATTTGTGgatttgatttattgagAGTAAATGGGGAATCATATGTAATTGATGTCAATGGTTTCTCGTTCGTcaaagataataatgagTATTATGACTCGTGTGCATCAATATTAAGAGGTTTGTTTATTGAAGCCAAAAAATCCCGTGATTTGTTGAAGACAAAGATACCCCGTCTGTCTAAATTACTTCACAAGAGtcaatttgaagaaaaagaacaaaaatGGGTGTTTAAAGGTATGGTATCTGTTATTAGGCATGCAGATCGTACTCCTAAACAAAAGTTCAAGTACTCATTTAGATCGcctttatttatttcattgtTAAAAGGTCATTTGGAGGAAGTCATCATTAGGGATGTTCCTGATCTTCAAGTTGTTTTAGAAACTGTGAAAATTgcagaagaaaaaaaattggaagatCTAAAGAAACTTAAACAATTAAGAGGGGCGttagaaaagaaaatggaTTTTCCGGGTaccaaaattcaattgaagcCTTCTTTAAATTCTGAAAATCCAGAAACAGTTGAGAAGGTACAATTAATCTTAAAATGGGGTGGTGAACCAACTCATTCAGCACAATTTCAAGCAAACGACGTTGGAGAGCAACTTAGACAAAATATTAAGCTTTTGAATCGTGATGCCCTAAAGGATGTAAAAGTGTTTACATCTTCAGAAAGAAGAGTTATTGCAAGTGCACACTTATCTACATTAGCCTTATTAGGTTTAGATAAGGAGCATGAAGAATTACCAGACGactttttgattattcGGAAAGATTTATTGGATGATTCAAATGCAGCAAAGGATTTAATGGATAAGGTTaaaaagaagttgaaacCATTAATAAGACAAGGTGCTGAGGCCCCTCCTCAATTTACTTGGCCGCCTAAGATGCCTCAGCCGTTTGTTGTGATCAAACGTGTCTGccaattaatgaattatcatcaacaaattatGGATTATAACTTCGAAAAGCATAATGTGGACGAATTCCAAAAAAACTGGTGTTGTGGTGAAGATCCTGTTCtatttaaagaaagatgggataaattatttcaagagTTCACAACTGTGGAGAAAACACATCCATCAAAAATTTCCGAATTGTATGACACCATGAAGTACGATGCATTGCACAACAGACAATTTTTACAAAATATCTTTTCCTTCGATCCAAACGACGAAGAGTTGCTCGCAAGATTGAATAAGGTATGTGGCGATACGATAAATTCTTCAGGATTAGTCAGTGAATATccaattaatattttggcgatgaataatttcaaaattccAAACGATAACCAGACTACTTCGAACAGTAATAATACATCAGGTCCAAATTCAAGCTCCAATTCAAGCAGCAACCTTGCTAATATTACAACCTCTACTACTCCCGCGTCAGCTGGATCGTTGGGATGGGTTTTAAAGGGAGCCACTTCAACAGTTGAtgattcatcttcaaataatgagtCGAATACTAATAAAAAGCAAGATACTCATGACAATTTATTCGATCGTCCAACGTTTACAAGACTTCGAGAATTGTACAGATTATCGAaggtattatttgattttatttgtCCTCAAGAATATGGTATTAAGGATGAAGAGAAATTAGACATTGGATTACTTACTTCATTGCCATTAGCAAAGCAAATATTGTCAGATATCCAAGGTATGAGGGATAACGATGCAGCAGCTGTAGTAAATTACTTCACAAAGGAATCTCATATTTAtacattattgaatgttATTTATGGTTCTCAAATCCCAATGAAGATTGCTAGAAATGCTTTACCAGAATTGGATTATATGTCACAGattgtttttgaattatatgaagCAGACGATTCAAATGATCCATCTGGTAAAAAGCATTCCATTAGGTTATCTTTATCTCCAGGTTGCCATACTCAAGATCCGTTAGATGTTCAATTAGATAATGATCATTACATTGGATGTATTCCACGTATTGGTTTAACTAGACATTTAGATATGGATTTAGTGACCCAAAGATTAAAGTCAAGATTCTCTAGAGTTTCATTGCCTAAGAAATTTACTCCAGTTAATATCTCGAGTCCATTAGCAACAGGCttatag
- a CDS encoding DEHA2B08096p (highly similar to uniprot|P32895 Saccharomyces cerevisiae YKL181W PRS1 5-phospho-ribosyl-1(alpha)-pyrophosphate synthetase involved in nucleotide histidine and tryptophan biosynthesis) produces MRKCKVFVGSSHPELGKLVCDRLGVEPAPCTLKKFSNGETSVQIGVSIRDEDVYIIQSGSPQINDHIMELLILISACRGGSASKITAVIPQFPYSKQSKMKKHRGAITARMLANLLIMAGADHVVSMDLHASQMQGFFTKPVDNLFGAPTLARWIRHNISDWANAVVVSKNPGGTKRVTALADSLKINFAMIHTDRRRTKDGYVSKNKKALKTSKPVRVQGIDEDEEEDNIVSEMQTARIVQGHVVDDDYPVPQTPITNGIAHDNLETASIIDSDALGGSYDATNSDDDDEPTSMNLEKLITLVGDVNNKVAIILDDMIDKPNSFIAAAEHLRLNCGAKAVYVVGTHGVFSDKCLETLNDSDCIDKIVVTNTYPIGNERIQKNEKLSVIDVSPIFAECIRRDHFGESISVLFDSLAAIE; encoded by the coding sequence ATGCGTAAGTGTAAGGTTTTCGTGGGTTCATCGCACCCTGAATTAGGTAAACTAGTTTGTGATCGGTTAGGAGTGGAACCAGCTCCATGtacattgaaaaaattttccaatGGGGAGACTTCGGTTCAAATTGGAGTGTCAATTAGAGACGAAGATGTTTACATTATTCAGTCGGGATCGCCGCAAATTAACGATCATATAATGGAATTGTTGATTCTTATTTCGGCTTGTCGTGGAGGTTCTGCCTCCAAGATTACGGCGGTGATTCCCCAGTTCCCATACTCAAAACAATCTAAGATGAAAAAGCACAGAGGTGCCATAACAGCTAGGATGTTGGCCAACTTATTGATAATGGCTGGTGCAGATCATGTTGTGTCAATGGACTTACACGCTTCACAAATGCAAGGTTTTTTTACTAAACCCGTCGACAATTTGTTTGGTGCTCCAACTTTAGCCAGGTGGATTCGTCATAATATTTCTGACTGGGCAAATGCTGTTGTCGTTTCCAAAAACCCGGGTGGTACCAAAAGAGTTACTGCCTTAGCTGATTCgttgaaaatcaattttgctATGATTCACACGGATCGTCGTCGTACCAAGGATGGATATGTTtcaaaaaacaaaaaggCATTGAAGACCTCGAAACCAGTTCGTGTCCAAGGCATtgacgaagatgaagaagaagataacaTAGTATCAGAAATGCAAACTGCTAGAATAGTTCAAGGCCATGTTGTTGATGACGACTATCCAGTTCCACAAACCCCAATTACCAACGGTATTGCACATGATAATCTTGAAACAGCTTCCATTATCGACAGCGATGCTTTGGGAGGCTCTTACGATGCTACTAACAGTgacgacgatgatgaaCCTACATCAATGAACctagaaaaattaatcaCCTTAGTTGGTGatgttaataataaagtgGCAATTATACTAGACGATATGATTGATAAGCCGAATTCGTTTATTGCAGCTGCTGAACACTTGAGATTGAATTGCGGCGCCAAGGCTGTTTACGTTGTTGGTACCCACGGTGTTTTCAGTGATAAATGCTTAGAAACATTAAATGATTCAGATTGTATTGACAAAATAGTGGTCACCAATACTTACCCAATCGGAAACGAAAGAATCCagaagaatgaaaaattatctgTCATTGATGTATCCCCTATTTTCGCTGAATGTATCAGAAGAGACCATTTCGGTGAATCAATTTCAGTTTTGTTTGACTCATTAGCTGCCATTGAATGA